The following are from one region of the Silene latifolia isolate original U9 population chromosome 9, ASM4854445v1, whole genome shotgun sequence genome:
- the LOC141601266 gene encoding uncharacterized protein LOC141601266, producing the protein MDELSSSQTMIHGFNLNGERAVGMIRMNLTMGDLSSDTLFHVMDGKTSFKLLLGRPWKHENVVVASTLHQCLKYYRGGERKIDGDAKPFSKVDSFFADAKFFEENGTSSDFMPTIISSTRKGGKRKKNIIKEDGAASPAKENDVKKDVDKVSKTATPVASPKKQETPQKTTPPVLRYIPKSRRKDGESPFAECLTPKTEPKDKKSSQVIKQEWVAKVVTPLPSSSQTKFVRPPPTGFHEPLKARRRVLVLTSQQKNTKELLPSSSRPYDARKSSDLEITTSSYHITVEEIPDGNEEVEADEAPETLEDGGQSTVDQLKELNLGTTEDPRPIYISALLTKEEEEEYYKLLVEYKDVFAWRYKQMPGLSPKIAVHRLAIKKGTSPKKQPQRRFRPELVPEIEKEVNKLIEAGFIREVKYSTWIAKIVLVRKKNGQLRICVDFSDLNDACPKDDFPLPYDLVFVPQKAVKGQAIADFFADHPVPAEWEISDDLPGEEIIYVDFLPP; encoded by the exons ATGGATGAACTCTCCAGTAGTCAAACAatgattcatggtttcaacttgaatgggGAGCGCGCAGTTGGCATGATCCGCATGAACCTTACCATGGGTGATCTTTCTTCCGACACATTGTTCCATGTCATGGATGGTAAGACATCGTTCAAACTATTGCTGGGACGACCTTGGAAGCACGAGAACGTAGTTGTCGCTTCAACCCTCCATCAATGTTTGAAATATTATCGTGGTGGCGAAAGGAAAATAGACGGAGACGCCAAACCCTTCTCTAAGGTCGACTCTTTCTTCGCTGATGCAAAATTCTTTGAAGAGAATGGTACTTCTAGTGATTTCATGCCAACCATCATCTCTTCAACAAGAAAAGGAGGTAAGCGGAAAAAGAACATCATCAAAGAAGATGGAGCTGCAAGTCCTGCTAAAGAAAATGATGTTAAGAAAGATGTAGACAAGGTCAGCAAAACAGCTACTCCTGTTGCGTCACCCAAGAAGCAAGAGACGCCGCAGAAAACTACACCACCAGTATTACGCTACATCCCAAAGTCTCGCCGCAAAGATGGAGAGAGTCCTTTTGCAGAGTGTCTAACACCAAAGACAGAGCCTAAGGATAAAAAGTCAAGCCAGGTGATCAAGCAGGAATGGGTGGCCAAAGTCGTTACGCCTCTGCCAAGTTCATCTCAAACAAAGTTTGTGAGACCTCCTCCAACTGGTTTC CATGAGCCACTCAAAGCAAGGAGGCGCGTACTAGTTCTTACTAGTCAGCAAAAGAATACCAAAGAGCTTTTGCCTTCATCTTCACGTCCCTATGATGCAAGGAAGTCAAGTGACTTAGAAATTACAACATCGTCATATCACATCACAGTAGAAGAGATACCTGATGGGAATGAAGAAGTTGAGGCCGATGAGGCCCCGGAAACACTTGAAGACGGGGGGCAATCGACTGTGGATCAACTCAAGGAGCTCAACTTGGGAACTACGGAAGATCCTCGCCCCATTTATATTAGTGCTCTGCTgactaaagaagaagaagaggagtactACAAGTTGTTGGTCGAGTACAAGGATGTCTTCGCTTGGAGGTATAAACAAATGCCTGGACTCAGCCCAAAAATTGCGGTTCATCGTCTAGCAATCAAGAAAGGCACCAGTCCCAAAAAGCAACCTCAACGTCGTTTCAGGCCGGAGCTTGTACCTGAAATTGAAAAGGAAGTCAATAAACTCATTGAAGCAGGTTTCATTCGAGAAGTCAAATATTCTACCTGGATAGCAAAAATTGTCCTAGTCAGAAAGAAGAATGGACAACTGCGCATATGTGTCGACTTCAGCGACCTTAATGATGCATGcccgaaggatgacttccctttgcca TATGACTTGGTGTTCGTGCCTCAAAAGGCTGTGAAAGGTCAAGCTATCGCCGACTTCTTTGCTGATCATCCAGTGCCAGCAGAGTGGGAAATTTCAGATGACCTCCCAGGAGAAGAAATTATCTACGTGGACTTTCTACCTCCATGA